The Fibrobacter sp. genome contains a region encoding:
- the ndk gene encoding nucleoside-diphosphate kinase, producing MEMTFAMIKPNAVKSGLVGRIIDRYISAGLSVCAVKMHQMTSEDARGFYAEHVEKPFFPELEAYMTKGPSVMLALGGENAIAKVRAINGATNPAKAEPGTLRYDFAPSMTENVVHSSDSPESAARELDFWFKKEERYAYEMPSLKACCVL from the coding sequence ATGGAAATGACATTTGCAATGATCAAGCCCAATGCCGTTAAGTCCGGCTTGGTTGGTCGCATTATTGACCGCTACATCAGTGCCGGCCTCTCTGTCTGCGCCGTGAAGATGCACCAGATGACCTCTGAAGATGCCCGCGGTTTCTACGCCGAACACGTCGAAAAGCCGTTCTTCCCGGAACTCGAGGCCTACATGACCAAGGGCCCGTCCGTGATGCTCGCTCTCGGTGGTGAAAACGCTATCGCCAAGGTCCGCGCTATCAACGGCGCTACCAATCCGGCCAAGGCTGAACCCGGTACCCTCCGCTATGACTTTGCCCCTTCCATGACCGAAAACGTCGTGCACAGCTCCGACAGCCCCGAGTCCGCTGCCCGCGAGCTTGACTTCTGGTTCAAGAAGGAAGAACGCTACGCCTACGAAATGCCTTCTCTCAAGGCCTGCTGCGTCCTCTAA
- the sdhA gene encoding succinate dehydrogenase (quinone) flavoprotein subunit produces the protein MILDSKIPGGSIEEKWTKHKFELKLVNPANKRKFTVIVVGTGLAGASAAASLAELGYNVKSFCIQDSPRRAHSIAAQGGINAAKNYKNDGDSVYRLFYDTVKGGDFRAREANVHRLAENSNLIIDQCVAQGVPFGREYGGLLDNRSFGGTQVSRTFYARGQTGQQLLLGAYQALMRQVAAGKVKMFPRREMMDLVVIDGKARGIIVRNLITGELESHVADAVCLCTGGYGNVYYLSTNAQGSNVTAAFRAYKRGALFANPCYTQIHPTCIPRHGDLQSKLTLMSESLRNDGRIWVPRKAGDTRSPDQIPEEDRYYYLEEKYPSFGNLVPRDVASRNAKQVCDAGLGVGNTKQAVYLDFADAIQRMGVAGVSAKYGNLFQMYEKITDEDPYKVPMRIFPAIHYTMGGLWVDYD, from the coding sequence ATGATTCTTGATTCTAAAATCCCCGGTGGTTCCATCGAAGAAAAGTGGACCAAGCATAAGTTCGAACTCAAGCTCGTGAACCCCGCCAACAAGCGTAAGTTCACGGTGATCGTCGTGGGTACTGGCCTTGCCGGTGCTTCCGCTGCCGCTTCTCTCGCCGAACTTGGTTACAACGTCAAGTCTTTCTGCATTCAGGATAGCCCCCGCCGTGCGCACTCCATTGCCGCTCAGGGTGGTATCAACGCTGCCAAGAACTACAAGAACGACGGCGACTCCGTTTACCGCTTGTTCTACGATACCGTGAAGGGCGGTGACTTCCGCGCTCGCGAAGCCAACGTGCACCGCTTGGCCGAAAACTCCAACCTCATCATCGACCAGTGTGTCGCCCAGGGCGTTCCGTTCGGTCGTGAATACGGTGGACTTCTCGACAACCGTTCTTTCGGCGGTACGCAGGTTTCCCGTACGTTCTACGCCCGCGGTCAGACGGGTCAGCAGCTCCTCCTCGGTGCCTACCAGGCCCTCATGCGCCAGGTTGCCGCCGGCAAGGTGAAGATGTTCCCCCGCCGCGAAATGATGGACCTCGTCGTTATCGACGGCAAGGCTCGCGGTATCATCGTCCGTAACCTCATCACCGGCGAACTCGAAAGCCACGTGGCCGACGCTGTCTGCCTCTGCACCGGTGGTTACGGTAACGTCTACTACCTTTCTACCAATGCTCAGGGTTCTAACGTGACGGCCGCTTTCCGTGCTTACAAGCGCGGCGCCCTGTTCGCCAACCCCTGCTACACGCAGATTCACCCGACTTGCATTCCTCGCCACGGCGACCTGCAGTCCAAGCTCACCTTGATGAGCGAATCTCTCCGTAACGACGGCCGTATCTGGGTTCCGCGCAAGGCTGGCGACACCCGTTCTCCGGACCAGATCCCGGAAGAAGACCGTTACTACTACCTCGAAGAAAAGTACCCGAGCTTCGGTAACCTCGTCCCGCGTGACGTGGCTTCCCGTAACGCCAAGCAGGTTTGCGACGCCGGCCTCGGCGTGGGCAACACCAAGCAGGCTGTGTACCTCGACTTCGCCGACGCTATCCAGCGTATGGGCGTTGCCGGCGTGTCTGCCAAGTACGGCAACCTCTTCCAGATGTACGAGAAGATCACCGACGAAGACCCGTACAAGGTCCCGATGCGCATCTTCCCGGCCATCCACTACACGATGGGCGGCCTCTGGGTTGACTACGAT
- a CDS encoding succinate dehydrogenase cytochrome b subunit, with product MQWIVKYLTSSIGKKQIMGCTGAALALFVLGHMCGNFQLLNFDQASAQASYNAYTEFLTGFNPLHFPVKLIYLVELGLVACFALHIFLAVTLKIENKKARGGIEYEVSARKGKKTFATFTMIWSGLFIVGFLIQHLMMLKFGEHYLYVNAEGEIVRDMWLTTIEMFANPAWAVFYVISMFVIGMHLFHAISSAFQTMGIAHQKWTPIIDVCGIIYSVVVALGFGITAIAAFYLANQPGTQALIEKSRALQPQYEQQQKEKAAAKTSFVIPSVGEVQVSFNVEK from the coding sequence ATGCAATGGATCGTCAAGTATCTTACCTCTTCCATCGGTAAGAAGCAGATCATGGGATGCACTGGTGCGGCACTCGCCCTGTTCGTCCTCGGCCACATGTGTGGTAACTTCCAGCTCCTGAACTTCGACCAGGCGTCGGCGCAGGCTTCTTACAATGCCTACACCGAGTTCCTGACCGGGTTCAACCCGCTTCACTTCCCGGTGAAGCTGATTTACCTCGTTGAATTGGGCCTTGTGGCTTGCTTCGCTCTCCACATCTTCCTCGCCGTGACGCTGAAGATCGAGAACAAGAAGGCCCGCGGTGGCATCGAATACGAAGTCAGCGCACGCAAGGGCAAGAAGACCTTCGCGACCTTCACCATGATCTGGTCCGGTCTCTTCATTGTCGGCTTCCTCATCCAGCACCTCATGATGCTCAAGTTCGGCGAACACTACCTCTACGTGAATGCCGAAGGTGAAATCGTCCGCGACATGTGGCTCACCACCATCGAGATGTTTGCCAACCCGGCATGGGCTGTCTTCTATGTGATCAGCATGTTCGTTATCGGCATGCACCTGTTCCACGCCATTTCTTCTGCGTTCCAGACCATGGGTATCGCTCACCAGAAGTGGACTCCGATTATCGACGTCTGCGGCATCATCTACAGTGTCGTCGTCGCTCTCGGTTTCGGCATCACCGCGATTGCCGCCTTCTACCTCGCTAACCAGCCCGGTACGCAGGCCCTGATTGAAAAGTCTCGCGCCCTCCAGCCGCAGTACGAACAGCAGCAGAAGGAAAAGGCCGCTGCCAAGACTTCCTTCGTGATTCCCTCTGTCGGCGAAGTACAAGTTTCTTTCAACGTTGAAAAGTAA